A genomic region of Zalophus californianus isolate mZalCal1 chromosome 1, mZalCal1.pri.v2, whole genome shotgun sequence contains the following coding sequences:
- the ABHD10 gene encoding mycophenolic acid acyl-glucuronide esterase, mitochondrial → MAGVGMAALGAWVPCRRWSKAAVFGFHRGLTALLARKPEGTPLWLPACRQKTSVSFLSRPDLPNLAYKKLKGKSPGVIFIPGYISNMNGTKALAIEEFCKSLGHAYIRFDYSGVGNSDGNLQECTVGRWRKDVLSIIDDLAEGPQILVGSSLGGWLMFHAAIARPQKVVALIGIAAAVDGLVTQFSQLPVEVKKEVEMKGVWAMPSRYSEDGIYHIQYSFIKEAEHHCLLHSPIPVNCPIRLLHGMKDDIVPWHTSIQVADRVVSTDVDVILRKHSDHRMKEKADIQLLVYTIDDLIDKLSTVVN, encoded by the exons ATGGCCGGAGTGGGCATGGCGGCTCTGGGCGCTTGGGTACCTTGTCGGAGGTGGAGCAAAGCGGCAGTCTTCGGCTTCCACCGTGGCCTCACCGCGTTACTCGCCAGGAAGCCCGAGGGGACGCCGCTGTGGCTCCCAG CTTGCAGACAAAAGACATCAGTCTCTTTCCTTAGTCGACCAGACCTTCCAAACCTGGCTTATAAGAAGCTAAAAGGCAAAAGTCCAGGAGTTATCTTCATCCCTGGCTATATTTCTAATATGAATGGTACAAAAGCATTGGCGATTGAAGAGTTTTGCAAATCTCTAGGTCACGCCTATATAAG GTTTGATTACTCTGGAGTTGGAAATTCAGATGGCAACTTACAAGAATGCACAGtgggaagatggagaaaagatGTTCTTTCTATAATTGATGACTTAGCTGAAGGGCCACAG atactaGTTGGGTCTAGCCTCGGTGGATGGCTTATGTTTCATGCTGCAATCGCAAGGCCACAAAAGGTTGTTGCCCTTATTGGTATAGCAGCAGCTGTAGATGGCCTAGTGACACAGTTCAGTCAGCTTCCTGTTGAG GTCAAAAAGGAAGTAGAGATGAAAGGCGTGTGGGCCATGCCATCAAGGTACAGTGAAGATGGAATTTATCACATTCAGTATAGTTTCATTAAGGAAGCCGAACACCACTGCTTGTTACATAGCCCTATCCCAGTGAACTGCCCCATACGATTGCTCCATGGCATGAAAGATGACATCGTGCCTTGGCATACATCCATACAGGTTGCTGACCGAGTGGTCAGCACAGATGTAGATGTCATCCTCCGGAAACATAGTGATCATCGAATGAAGGAAAAAGCAGACATTCAACTCCTTGTTTACACTATTGATGACTTAATTGATAAGCTTTCAACTGTAGTTAACTAG